CTGCAGAAACGGCAATTCTCCAATATTTCCTAATGTACTTTCCAGCACACGAGCTTTCTCTGGATGCCGATAAAAACATTTGAACAAATCATATATCTCATTCCTAAGTAGAATATTATTTGCTAAAACTCGATCTGCACCCCTCAACATCCCATTATCTTCAGTATGGCCAGGCAAATTTCCCCGCACATCACTTAGTGATAACCGATTGAACATAACCTCAATACCTGGATGCAAATCACGCAATACTCCAATACGATTATCAGTGTAACTCATCTTAAACCAAGAAAAAATCACAAACACAAATCACAATATACCAACCAAACTAACAAATTTATATAGAACAAGTACATCAGAAACCAAAAACAGACAaatacaaaaaacaaaaatatactGTAGACATGTGAACCAAACAATAATAACAAACACATATATACCAGACAAAAAAGCACTATACACACGTGAATCCCCTACTCTTTCTACgaaccaaaacaaaagcaaTCAATAGTCAACCTGTCTCATTACATTGTCCAAACATCTATATATGTGTTGCATGGAACAGCTGAAAATTAACCAATCCAAACATCTTCAAACACAGACCTCTATCAATTTTATCATATCCAATCCAATATCCTACAATTATTCACCATTCATTAGTTCCAAATCTTATAGATAAACATCAGATAATATACTTCATTTTATTACGCATTTAATCCAGATGCAAATTTTCATACACATTCATCAGTTTACAGATACAAATCTGTAAACACGTTCAATTCACAAGCTTTGCTTATTACTTTGCCGCATTTGTATATTCTTGGCAAACACAAGACACTCATACAAATCAAAACATTAGTACTTTATACAACAGACAGAAATACATATGACGCTACTTTATGCAGCAAATACACGATTATCATATCCTTCAGAAACTGACAAACACATCTTAATGCTTAAAAACCATACGCCAAACACCAAACTAACAAACACATTTTCCCAAACTCCAACTCCTTAATCACTTTCGCCGCCCATGTCACTAGAAGATGGCGGACTGGGAAAGTAATACTTTTCTTCTAACACTTCCACCCTCATCCTGTTGGCAATCAACCCCAAGATAGGATAGCCTCTTCCAGTCCTAAGCGCAGCTTCCAAAACTGAAGCCCAATCATGATGCCTGTAAAGCTCTttaaacaaatcacacaattcatttttcagcaaAACATTTGCCACCTGAGCTCGTGCAACCGGTTCTGCCGGACGATTCCGACAGCCATTTCCCATAGGATAAGCTGCTCCACGAACAACAGCTACCTGATTAACCTCTTCCTCCACCTCTGGATAATATAGTTGAACAGTGGGAAATCTTGCGCTCCCGCTCGCCATTTGCACACACTAACTATCTACAGACAAGTACCAAATATATACTACTTCTCCCTATATCAGCTTCAACTATGTAGGGAACAAACAATACTACACCCGTGAATTCCTGTACTTTTTACCCTCCTCCTACCCTGCAAATTACACGTCTGATACCACCTGCACACCAAAACATCTAGCTGCTATCCAAATGTCAAGACCAGATATATTCTAACACCGTCAACTAACTGCCTTTCTACGCTAATACAACACGTAATAAGCATATAATAACTCAAACATATTATAaacatataaaatataaatactaatatataatttaatttaataaatataaaatataatactaatctatatatactaatactaattcacatataatttaataaatttacatatGCACAGCACTAATAATAAACTCAATTTCTAAAATGtccaaaaaaatcaagaatttaattaaaatatttaatttaaaaaaaccGGATTGCTCGATTAGTACCATAACTTTTCcgacaaattaaataaaatttttgatgtgtttaaattaaatcaaacgtTTAAATCAAATGTTTAGATAAAATATTAAAACATGTTTAATATTATCAAATGTGTTCATATTATCAAATTAAACACATTTTATATTATCAAATGTTTAAGTAAAATGTATTCTGGTTTCTAATATAAAAAACCATCAATTGTGTTTAACTAATTTGCTATATATTTATTCAAACAATCACTAATTGCATTCTTAAATaactttttaaaaccattttattCAACATACAGATACAAAACTTTAGTACAATTACACCCtctaatatataatttaatttaataaatataaaatgtaATACTAATCTATATATAATTCAATAAACCTATAtacaaatataatatatactAATTCTAATTCacatataatttaataaatttacatatGCACAGCACTAATAATAAACTCAACTTCTAAAATgtccaaaaaaaatcaagaatttaatcaaaatatttaatttaaaaaaaccGGATTGCTCGATTATAATTGAAATTGTCAAGTCATCCATACCATAACTTTTCcgacaaattaaataaaatttttaatgtgTTTAAATTAAACCAAACGTTTAAATCAAATGTTTAGATAAAATATTAAAACATGTTTAATATTATCAAATGTGTTCATATTATCAAATTAAACACATTTTATATTATCAAATGTTTAAGTAAAATGTATTCTGGTTTCTAATATAAAAACCCATCAATTGTGTTTAAGTAATTTGCTATATATTTATTCAAACAATCACTAATTGCATTCTTAAATaactttttaaaaccattttattCAACATACAGATACAAAACTTTAGCACAATTACACTCtctaatatataatttaatttaataaatataaaatataatactAATCTATATATAATTCAATAAACCTATAtacaaatataatatatactaatactaattcacatataatttaataaatttacatatGCACAGCACTAATAATAAACTCAATTTCTAACATgtccaaaaaaaatcaagaatttaatttaaaaaatagaaTTGGAATTGTCAAGTCATCCATAGCATAACTTTTCcgacaaattaaataaaatttttaatgtgtttaaattaaatcaaacgtTTAAATCAAATGTTTAGATAAAATATTAAAACATGTTTAATATTATCAAACGTGTTCATATTATCAAATTAAACACATTTTATATTATCAAATGTTTAAGTAAAATATATTCTGGTTTCTAATATAAAAAACCATCAATTGAACAATCACTAATTGCATTCTTAAATAagtttttaaaaccattttattCAACATACAGATACAAAACTTTAGCACAATTACACTCTTTTACCTAGCGCCCGCGCATTGCGCGGGACACCTCCCTAGTATTCTTGAAAAATGGGATTGTCTACTCACTACCAATATTAATTCCCAGCGCCCCCCTCTtcccctccaaaaaaaaaaaaagggatttgtgttttatttcttaattaataATTACTCCCTTGAAATAGATGACTAAAATCTTCAATTAATTGTTCCATGATCCGTTCAAttaattgttttatttcttgctttgttGATAACTTTTGTTTTGGACAATTATGAGAAATTGGACTATTAGATcatttaaaactaaaagaataatTTGAAGTTGTGAACtggtataaatttcaaccaTTGAGCAAAGCTCAGAGGCCACTAGAAAATAGAAAAGGATTTAAGTTAAAAGAACTTAATAAGTTCCTTTTTGGCTGTAGCTCATAAGGGTTTAAACCTATCTAcagtttaaattttaaaaaatttaaaggtGGTGTAAGAGTATATTTTTGATTAGTTGAATCTATATATCTGCTAATTTCTTGCACAATCTATTTGAACTTTCCTTTCTGAAGAATAGAATGATAGATTAAGTTATATAAATGTTATCgttattaacaaaaaaaaaaactagtataaatttctttgaaaaatccgCGGGCTTTGATACATGGACGTTCTGATTCTTCTGAATGATAGATTAAGGGAATGATAGATTAAGGGCCTGTTTGGCACtctagttttttaccaaattttttaactactagttttttaataacttttgctacaggaaccccaaaaaactttccaaaattttttatctacacacttaaaatatctaaaacacaaaaaaaaaaaattcccttccccttttcttcttcttcctcccctaCCACCACCTCCGGCGCCGATTTCCGGTGCCAGTGccggtcttctttttttttccctctccccctcttcctcccatcttgtcttttttttttctctctgtgTTTCCCCCATTTCCTTCCCCACTTCtctgtgaaaaaagaaaaaagaaaagaaagatggtGAGAAGCGGGAAGAGGAACAGGGGAGGCGGGGGGTGGGAAAGGCAGGGCAGagggtgtgaggacccgcaaatttcttatatttttctcaaaaatgccttttatttggaaattactaTTTATTAAatccctactacccaatcattccacaataagtgtaaataaacctagaaagtagggtttcacttttcggtttcaagattggagcaaattagggtttttgcgatttttcgccggatgaattttcggtacggagcaaagatcgaatttggtgattaaaagtgacttttaagtgagaaataatatgtgattaggagcaatgagataaggttggtgaataggaagtaaaaaccctagtacgtgtgtttttaagaaaaacggcgtgaaccagcgggtcccgcgcactaccgattgaacgcaccacttgaccaccactttcttaccatacaagcttattgatatttgagcaaaatatcttctcaatttccagctatcttgaccgaaattagaggctAGAAATAGCaatgaaagaaagagaaaaaaatgaaaggtggtggtcaagagagagagagaaagtgagagcaagaaaacaatttccttcttcttgatcttAGCTATCCAAGTGGGAAAATCaacttccaaaccgattaaagtactaGTTGTGGTCTTAAGAAGCTAgagcaaacaaaaatttccaaaggaggtggagtatcactcttccaagctttgttttgaggtataaaatctgatcatggttgtTGTccatttaaattttggtttaagatgatAGTTAGCTcctgttttggcttgattataagatatgcaagttgttgtgatgatttttggatgatatatgcaagttagggtttaataaatttctgcctaaacttatTGTATAgctagtatatgttgtatataaggttatataaagGGCTTTGATAGTgttggaagtaagaaatcaaggaaggttggattgaaaactgaaaattccagatttctggaaaatttccccccTTTCTGCCCGATTTTGTTGCtgcatgttagaggcctaattggccttaggttaaaacatgaaagttgtagagaatggtattttataggtacctacaaaatttcagctcaatcggagtaacgtaggccgtgaaaagaccaaaataccctcactgttttaaggtttttcccagtagtccgtttggtcagtttatccagtttatcacgtttattcactaggatccgtactgatttagttttttttccaaaacatgaaagttttagtattctgatttagcttttaaacgcctccaagaacaccttaatcggaccttggtaacctgagatatgaccattccagtgcagagcggttaaatagccgactagttggattttggttctgtaaattgaggatttgactaggttgcattgaaaaccggactaagtgatcttcatgaacattgtagccctgtatcttagcttcgaaactgtataagttgcgcctcaatccgataagcgtagcctcggatgtgttatttccgcaaccacgcgtcaaatctgtcttttgctagattgtatttccgcacttgttattactttgattcttgttcttatgttgttatgagcctatggaatggctatttacttgaatctatgatatgtatgactttgggattggttgagagaaaaataatgaagccataaatggctggaaaattaggtaaacacaaagggcgtgctgcccaaatttacgctcgaggactataaaaatacacttgcgacttgggtcgagttgatatgaatagtacttgaatcatctagggtacgtgagtcttcttgtttcgaggtatataagtaaggatttggcagaacttgtacccttgagaaatgaaataatgattgctcaaagcatgttttccttatactttcaactcgcatgacaatttcaagtataaatgttacaaagttttactgtttaaaaaagcgagcaagtgtttcacgactactatccaagtgaattccaatttcttgatttttattgaacaaaacgtctaagtttcgaatcttagtcatgtttcaaagttctcaaattgaatttttatcgcagatttggactccaaacctggagtataactgaacgtgaatactagaagcactatatcttttggtgagtgctttcaaataccgaattgcactagatacttgaacttgatacgtgaccaatatgagtacatgttatatacgtgaattgatagggcaagagtgtactttatcgcacttgcccttacatgatatacttgtttattgttgcaattgacttgatatacttgtttatgatgtgcgcacttcctggaattccagaaaccctgtggcgagttactctagtcgagccggcaagggtttggtcgattgggtaacgaaccctgggtctcttgttttgtcgaatggagtgatatctcctcgactaatcggtatactcgagtattaccacccgtgtttcttgaggattttgggcccagttgggggttgaacggtggacggagagtcgtttaaatggtgttctactggattggttgtttacttaaaagttgacggagtgtcaactgttacttgatcaagctctggagatgcaaatgggaatttggctcctgagagccttccgtatccttatacttgaaattgattATTGCTTATCGGATTGTTGTACCTTTTGAAAACCAAAAGCACTTTATACTTGCTCGTTTgaaaatttgctacttgaagtattagtGTTTATCTTCGTGAACTTGTTAAGCTCGCTATCTCTTGCTACGTTGATACGTGTACTTTTAATATGGtcaatttgtgatttggaacctcactgggcttttagctcatactacgctatttgttttccttacagggggtacgagcgaggcgtgagatatgtaaagactagcgtagactagttgttttgacttttgacttgtactcgcgctattcctcgaatagaatgttttgtacttggattgtatacgccttgaaccagtttgagtatattgaggctttgtaccatGATTTTTATCAATGTAAAttctaagcttgaattgcgacgctatttatggtccatggatgtatgcacgtgttacgagtgagtgagttctgacgagagttgggcaggcggtccaccgaaccctttggtacgccttaggaggaggtggggtcgtcacagagggggaaggggcagaggtaGTGGTGGGGGGAGAGGGAAGGCGGGGCAGAGGGGGTGGGGGGTGGCGGGGCAGAGGGATAAGCTGGGCAGAGGGGTGGCTGCTGGTGGAGTGGCTGCTAGGGGTGGCGGAGGTaacggggaagaagaagaagaagaagaaaagaaaaaggaaagaaagaaaaagaaaaagaaaaagaaaaagaaagagaaaaagaaaaagaaagaaaaacattaGAAAAGGAAACATTATATTTCacctagaggtggcaatttgtcccaagtcccaatgggttacccatgcccatggggactttgggcgggatgggtattggattttgatattgggtttaaaatgggacaaatcccaattgtacccattaattgatgggaatacttgggaaatacttgggtacccattgggctcaaataaCAAGGGCTCTGTTTGGTTTAACTATTTTTggggggtatttttgaaatattttattatagcagtgtatatgaaaaatttttactataaaatttttttgaaatatttgatatactaatatggatgggatgttttttgagttattgtatattactgtaacattgtatttgaaaaacttattttttgaaaaaatagccaatccaaacggagtcttagattcaaaaattatctttaacaatttttatagtcatactagagaatataatctagtagtTTTCCTAGCCATTATGCACAAGAATTTTCAACATTTCAGTCAATTTAGACCTGTCATCTTTGGACAATGAtgagaataaatattcaatACCTTAAGTAccttggccatcttgatatatgttggaatatgactgtatatctattttttcctttatttgttaatccaatttttgatgGGAATCCTGAatataaagcacttgcatgtttatttaataaaattaaaaaaaaataataaatcaaaaatattaaaattatataaaaaataaaaatgaattaaaggaaaaaaatatgtagaaaatagatttgggtattgggcgggatcaatctaaacccatcccaaagtgatcccgcccaaCTTAGTCCCAAAATACATATGGGTAAGATTgggcccaaacccatatgacCCGGTTCCATcacaaacccaagcaaatcccgcccatcccgcccattttgccacctctaatttcaccttacaaaaacttctacaaaatttttcaccttacaaaaatttctacaaaattttttcaaaaacttctatagtgcactacagtaaagttttagacaaactcccaaaaaactcaggttccaaacaggccctaagTTATATACTCTCTCCGTCCCATTGTTATTGTCATAGTTCACCTTTTTTCATGTCCCAAAATTTGAGTCACACTACAATTTTTTTCTCTAACATTCCATTTGTACCCTCAAAAAAGacattgataaaataaaaaacaagtatgatggaaccCACAAAAGCAATAAATAGACATCCAAAAAAAAGGTGCGTGGACAGCACCAAAAATTTTGATGGCCATAAATAGGCGCGTGCTTGGCAACAGCATGAAAAAGAGCTTACATTTTACATGGACCCACAGATTCTTTTCACATCACCATAGACAGCAATTAAGATTTGATATCCGTCAAAGGGGCACGATTGGAAAAAAATGTCTCACATTCAAATTGATTGAACTGTGCATAATAAGTTAGAATCCCCAAAAACGTCCCTTAttttgggacggagggagtaaatGTTATCgttattgagaaaaaaaaaatagtatagatttctttgaaaaatccgCGGGCTCTGATCCATGGACGTTCTGGTACGCAAGTAAACATTTCGTCTCGCCCAATTTTATTTCCCAGGCCCAGCCCCAGCCCCAACAAATTACAGGATGAGCCAATTCAACCTGAACGCCGCGGTCCGCCCAAACAAGTATCATTCCTGTAAACATTATTCATGCCCGTTGCCTAAAAATCTCAGCATAATCATCTTTGATTCTGAGCTTCCGAGAGAGTGTGTGGGATTTGAGTGAAGAAGGAAGGCTGGCTTCTGGCATCGCATGGTAGCCAAATAATCTATGGAAGTAATTCTACCTTCCTTTACTTCTTTATTCACGCCAACTCCATCATCATTCTCTGTTAAACCATCCAAAAACCCATCTCGAATTTCTCCTCCTTTCGTCCCTTTTCCCCTTAAAATCCCTCCTCCACAAAACCTCTCCGCCTTTAtcactctttcttcttcttcttttactaATTCTTCTCGTTCCTTTTCCTCTAAAACAACAAGAGTCCCAGTATCTGCAGCAGttagtactactactactacttccTTGCCTTCAATATCAGCTGGTTGTGATAATACCAGTCCTCAACGCCACTGGATGGTTCTAATGCAGGAACCTAGTCCAGAGCTTAATTCCAAAGAAGAAATCATCGATTACTATGTGAAGAACCTTGAAAGAGTTGTTGGCAGGTGGGTATGTCTCTATAACCTTTACAAGAtgtcttcttttttgtttactACTTATAATGCAATCTGTTGCGTGCACCAAGTATTTTCCTTGAATTTTGCTTTTTAAcgttttaaatttcattcataTGGCTTCGTCAATTTGATTCCAAGTTGCCATTTTGGACAGTGAAAAAGATGCCCAGATTTGTATATATGATGCTTGTTGCACCAAAAACAATTATGGGTTCTGTTGTGACATTGATCAAGATGCAGCTGATGAGCTAGCTCGTAGGTTCTTCTTAACTGTctcttcctctttcctttccatTCTTTCGTTTTCTATCGTATGAAATTAATTATCAATATAAAATCTTTGCCTTGTTCAATATTTAGTTTTGTCAATTGCCAGAAGTTTGAACACATTTTTATAGGTTTTTGTTCTGTCCTTCGAGAATGTGTAGAGGAGCAATAGTTGAGCTGACTTTACTGTCGCATGGGCAATAGGTTTACCAGGTGTTCTATCAGTAAGGCCGGACCTCGATTTTGGCTCTGTACAAAAGGATTACAGACTCTCGGAGTCTGGAGTTGAGTTGAATCCTCCATCAGGTTTATACAGCAGGAGTCCCTTGTTATTTACTCCCGGGACTTCTAAACACTGGATTGTTCGTGTTGAGAAGCCACTTGGTGtgctaatcaccaagaaacagGTTGTTGATTATTATGTTCGAGTTCTAACCAAGGTTATGGGGAAGTAAGTAGCTGAGTTTTGTgtatttctttctttgttcttcTTTTGTTTGCATCATGAATATCAATATACATCTAACTTGAGGCGCCATTCATCGTAGTGAAAATGACGCTCAAATGTGCATATATCACGTATCTTTGCAATCAAATTATGGGTTCTGTTGTGAACTGGACGATGCATGTGTACAGGAGCTAGCTGGTCAGTATATCTCCCTGCAAGTTCATTATGATGCATTGGTTTGTTC
This portion of the Coffea arabica cultivar ET-39 chromosome 2e, Coffea Arabica ET-39 HiFi, whole genome shotgun sequence genome encodes:
- the LOC113730688 gene encoding organelle RRM domain-containing protein 1, chloroplastic-like — its product is MEVILPSFTSLFTPTPSSFSVKPSKNPSRISPPFVPFPLKIPPPQNLSAFITLSSSSFTNSSRSFSSKTTRVPVSAAVSTTTTTSLPSISAGCDNTSPQRHWMVLMQEPSPELNSKEEIIDYYVKNLERVVGSEKDAQICIYDACCTKNNYGFCCDIDQDAADELARLPGVLSVRPDLDFGSVQKDYRLSESGVELNPPSGLYSRSPLLFTPGTSKHWIVRVEKPLGVLITKKQVVDYYVRVLTKVMGNENDAQMCIYHVSLQSNYGFCCELDDACVQELAGVPSVLSVRLDENFESNDKDYGGEKLENSGPQDSSSPSQVTNIKTKKLFVTGLSFYTSEKTLRAAFEGFGELVEVKIIMDKISKRSKGYAFIEYTAEEAAATALKEMNGKIINGWMITVDVAKKNPPKYSRGRPRPAT